AGGCGCGCAACAAGTGGGTCGTGTCGATCAATCCGGCGGTGCAGCCGAAGGCGCGCATCCATCGCATGTATGCGCAGCTCTTCGCGCAGTCGGCCGGCACGAGCCGTTCGCCGCTCGCGCAGCAGTTGCAGGAAGCGCGCTGGCTGATTCGCAACGCGCAGCAGCGTTTCGATACGATTCAGCGCGTCGCCGAATGCATCGTCGCGCATCAGAAGGCCTTCTTCCAGTACGGCGAAATTGCGCTGAAGCCGATGGTGCTACGCGATGTAGCCGACGAGCTCGGCCTGCACGAATCGACGATTTCGCGCGCTACGGGCAACAAATACATGGCGACGCCGCGCGGCATCTTCGAGTTCAAGCACTTCTTCCCGCGCGAGCTCGGCACGGAAAGCGGCGGCACCTGCTCGGCCGCCGCGGTGCGGGCGCTGCTCAAGGAGATGATCGCTGCGGAAAATACGCGCGATCCGCTGTCTGACGTGATGCTTGCGAAGATGCTCGCGGATCAGGGGGTGCTGGTCGCGCGGCGCACGGTGGCGAAATACCGGCATCTGATGAAGGTGCCGCCGGCCGATTTGCGGCGGGCCCTGTAGGACGATGGCGGAGATTTCCCACACTTCCGCCCACACCCCGGAAGCGGGGGGAGGGCGGATTTTGCGGCCAGCTGGCAAAAGAACCCGCCGAAGCGGGCAGAGGAAAGCTTCGGGAAAATCACCTGAGCGGGTGATGCCTGAAGTCCAGTCTGGCGTGGTTGTGTCGCGTCTCGCACCTATTCGTCCTGATCGGATGGCAGCAGTACCGCAGCCATCGCGCGCGCCTCATTGAGCAGGTGAGCAATCGTCCAGAGCAGCGACGAGTCGCTTTCCTCGGCGGCAATCACTGCGAGAACGCGCGGCGTGTCGAGCTGGGCGTGCAGCGATATGTCACATCTATCCTGCTTTTCTGATTGACGATGAGCGTTCCGCCACGTACTCGGCGGTCACGTTCATGAACGAGGTGTGGGGCCCTTGTGCCTCAATCGGATGTTCCGTTGGCGGCCTGCATTTGCACCGCCCGCTTGCGATTTCGCGCTGCTGGGGAAAGTGTTGCACGCGGGGTGTCCAGGCGGTCGGGCTCAGACTTCTGACCCGCCTCCGTGCCCGCGCACACGCATGTCTTGAAATGGCTCCGACCAGCGGTAGCGCGACGGTGCGACAGTGCGCCATCTACCTTTCCCCGATATCGGCCCAACCATCAGTACGGAAATCAACGCTCGGAAAAGGAGTTGGGCCATGTGGAAGCGAATTACGGTTGGCGCGATTGTGGCGGCGATGATTGCGGGTTCGATAGCACCCGCGTTCGCAACTGGGCTCCATGACGCCGCGGGCGGCGCGCTGGGTGGTGTCGCCGGTGCCGCGCTCGGTAGTGTGGTTGGTGGCGGCGCTGGAGAGGTGGTGGGCGGTGCGGTTGGTGGCGGACTGGGCGCGGCGGCCACGTCGGGCCATCATGACCGCACCGGCGCAATCGTCGGTGGTGCTGTCGGCGGCGGTGCCGGCGCAGCCTTGGGCCATTCGGTCGGCGGCCCGGCAGGCGGCCTCGTCGGTGCCGCGCTCGGCGGTGGTGCCGGGGCGGTGCTAGGTGGTGATCTGTCGCACGACTCGCATCACGATCGTCACCACGATGGTGGTCATCATCCGATGCCTCCACATGAGCATCACCCAATGCCACCGCACGAATATCGTTACTGAACGCGCGAAGCAATCATCGGCGGCCATCGCAAGCACATCGAACACGGCGGGTTCTTCTTCGGTCATGGTCGGGTGCATCTGTGAACCGGCATCTGATGAAGGTGCAGCCGGTGGAACTGCGCCGACAGTTTTAAACGCGGCAAGGTATTCGTGGGGGGTGGCAACCAGGCCGTCAATCAAACGGCAGCACATTGCGCACGGGGTCATGCGAGATTGTCCACTCGCATGACCCTTTTTCGTATCTGGACGTTTCCTTGGCGGGCGATTACATTGGCGGGTCGAATGAAAGTCGATACCGCAACGGATCAAAACCGGATCAGCACAACCACGGTGAGCGCAATGAAGTATTCGAGTCTGGTCGAGCGTCTGCAAGGGCGGCGTACGTCGGCGTGGGAAATTCATCGGGTCGCGCAGCAGGCGGCGGCCCGCGGGGAAGACGTGATCGTGCTGAGTGTCGGCGATCCGGAGTTCGCGACGCCCGCGCCCATCGTCGAGCGCGCCATCGACGCGTTGCGCGCCGGCGATACGCACTACACGGCGATGGCCGGCCGCGAGCCTCTGCGCGCGGCGATCGCCGCGCAGCACGCGCGCACGACTGGCTGCGACGTGAGCGCCGCCAACGTGGTGCTGACCGCCGGCGCGCAGAACGGCGTGTTTGCGGTGTCGCTGTGCCTGCTCGAAGCGGGCGACGAAGTGATCGTCCCCGAGCCGATGTACCTGACCTACGAGGCCTGCGTGCGCGCGGCGGGCGCGACGCTCGTCGCGGTGCCGGTCGATCCGGCGCGCGCGTTTCACGTCGACTGCGACGCGCTCGAAGCGGCGATCACGCCGCGCACGAAAGCGATCTTCTTCGCAACGCCGTGCAACCCGACCGGTGTCGTCATGCAGCGCACGGATCTCGAGCGCATTGCGCGGCTCGCGTGCGAGCACGACCTGTGGGTGCTGTCCGACGAGGTCTATGCGGAACTCACGTTCGAGCGCGAGCACGTGAGCATTGCGTCGCTGCCCGGCATGGCCGGGCGCACCGTCACACTCGGCAGTCTGTCCAAGTCGCATGCGATGGCGGGGTGGCGCGTCGGCTGGACCATCGGTCCCGCGACGCTGATCGAGCACATGACGCGGCTCGCGCTCGCGATGCTGTATGGCCTGCCGGGTTTCATCCAGCAGGCCGCGTTGACGGCTTTCGAGAACAGGGCGGAGATCGTCGCCGATATCCGCGAGATTTACCGGCGCCGGCGCGACGTCGTGTTCGAGCGCTTGCATCGCGTGCCGGGCTTGCGGTGCCTGTTGCCCGAAGCGGGCATGTTCATCATGGTCGGCATCAGCGGGACCGGGCTCGATACGACCGAGTTCACGTGGCAGCTGTTTCGCGCGCAAGGCGTGTCCGTGCTCGACGCCAGTGCGTTCGGGGAGACGGCGCAAGGGTTCGTGAGGTTGGGGCTGGTGGTCGGCGAGGATCGCCTGATCGAGGCGTGCGAGAGGATCGCGGTATTTGTCGAGGGGATAAGGGGGCGGTGAGACGTTGGGAGCAAAAATCCGCTCGACGCCTTCACGCCGCTGCGTAGCCAAGCAGTCGCGCCTGCGTTCCCGCGAGAGCGAGGAGGGTGTCGTCGCTTGCCGCCGTATCAGGAATCAGATATAGATCGCCGATATCGGTGACCGGATCGCTGAACGGCGTCGGTGAGCGGCGTTGCGAGATCAGGAAGTCGCTGATCGGTGAGGCATCCGCGAGCCCGAGAAACTGTCCGATGCTGGCGGCCGTCGCCAGCGGTTCCTCGATGACCTTCCGGTACGACACGGTGAGTGCCTGAGCCGCCGGTATCTCTTCGAAGAATGCGTTGATCTCGCCGACGTATTGCCCCCAGACGCGAATGCCGTCTTCGATCGATCCGGTCCAATGTTTGTGCACGAGCGAATTGGCCACGTGGCGGGGATCGCGATGGATATGAATGAAGCGCGCTTGCGGCAGAAGCTCGCGTATCAAACGCAGACACGAGCCCGAACGCGGCTCACGTTCGATCGAACCAATTCGGCCCGACAGTACCGTGGGGTCCGCATACGACGGATGCTTGTCGCCCCAGATCGGCGCGCCGATCTTCAGTTCTTCCCGATAGAAGCGTTCGACCCACCCACCCAGCGTACGACGGCCGAATGCGCACAGGCGATCACGGGACGTTTCGCCGAGCAGATCGGCGCGCTGGCAACCGACTTCCAGAAAGTCCTTCAACAAGGCAAAGACGCGGCACTCGTTGGTCAGCTGGATCAGAGGGTGCGCGTTCAGCACGGAACAGAGAAAGGTTGTCCCGGACCTGGGCGAGCCAATGATGAACAGCGGGAAGGACTCCATTGCGCGCTCCTTGATGTTCGCTCGCCTGGATTCCTAGCTTACGCAAGCATCATGGCGTGAACCTGACGTGGGCATGACCGCCGCGCCAGCCGCTTTCAGGGAGTACCACTTCTACCGTCAACCTGTGATTCGCAATTCTCGAAACAACGGCGCGCCTTACTTTTTCTTGCGCGCGAACTTCAACCCGAACCGCACGAGCCACGGCATCGTTTCGGGCCGCAGCAAGCGCGGGTCATACCCGGCAAAACGCCGTTCGTTTTCCTGAAGACACAGCTGCATCAATTCCGGCACGCTGATATCGACATCCGTAACCGACTGCGCACCGTTTACCGTGAAGTTGTTATCGTGCTCGTGAACGTTGCCTTCGGCATCCATTGCACGCGCGAGCCCGATACGCTCCCAAATGAGAAACGCCCACACGCCCGCCACCTTGATCTCGAAGCGGATGCGCTGCCACCATGAAAGCTGCGCGCGATGCCACGCGACCCAGTTTGCGAACAGCAGGATATGGCGGCACTCTTCCTGCATCACCGGCTCGAACGTCTCGGTGAGTTCCGGCGGGAAGAGGCCCGAGCGCCGCGCCACCTCGAACAGGCCGAACGCGAAGAAGCTGTCGATACATTCGCTATAGCCCGTCACGAGGTAAGCGCGTTCCGTGTCTTTCGGATAGACATAGGTCGGCTCGCTCGCGAGCGCGATGCCATACGCGTGCACCATTCGCGACAATACTTCCTTATGGCGATTTTCTTCCCACGCGTTCAGCGCGAGCGCGTCGCGCAAGTCCGGGTCGTCTCGCGTCGCCGCGTAGGCGGCCATGCGCAGGCGTGCCCTGCCTTCGGTTTGCACGGCGATGTCCCAGATCGGCAGCTCGACGATGCGCTTGAGCGTCGCGGCTTCGAGCGGCGGCCATGCGAGCACGGACGGGCGATACGGATTGAAGGTTTCCTGAAACATGCGGCACATTTCGCGCCGGTGCACGTCGGAGCCGGGGGGCAGCGGGCCATTGACCGCGCTCGTCCAGTGCCGCATCGCGTGGTCGGCGGCGTCGAGGGTCGGGCGGTCCGGCAGTTCCTGCGGCAGTTGCGGCGCACGAAAGCCGGGGATGAGCGAGGCGGCGTCGAATGCATCCAGTACCAGTTGGTCCATTGGGTATTCTCGACTAGGCGACGAAGGCGCTGTCGATTCTGCCATGACTGTGCACGTGTGCGCCACGTCGCGAAACAGGCGGTTTGTAATGTTGGGCGTGCGGTGACGCCGATGGTTGACGCCGCGCAAACTTGCGTCAAGAATCGAGCGCCGGGTTTGCTCTCGAACCCGCTTAGCGGGATTCCAGCGCGTTTCGACTCGTGACAGACAACTTCATGATCCTTCGCTTCTCTGCTTCGTTGCGCCGCTCGCTGACAGCGGGATTACCGGCCGCCGCGCTGACGGTAACGCTTTGCGTCGCCAGTGTTGCGCCGTTCGGTGAACGGTGTATGGCAGCCGGGCAGGTCGGTGCGGCGAGCGCCGCGCAAAGCACGGAAACGGCCGACAGCGCGGCCGCCGCCGCATCCACGCCCGTCGCGCCCGCCAGGCGGACGGCCTCGCGTGGCGACGCGCAGGCTGAATCGAACGCCCCGGACTCAGCCGATGCGGCCGGCAAGCCACGCAACGACAAAGCGTCGACGCCCGCGATCCCGGTGCCGCCTGAAGCCACGAGCGTCACCACCCATTCGCTGCGCCTGAACGGCCGCAAGCTCGACTACACGGCGAGCGCCGGCAATCTGCTTCTGCACGACAAGAGTGGCGCGGCCGACGCGAGCGTGTTCTATGTCGCGTACACGGTGCCCACCAGAACGCCAGCGACGCGTCCCATCACGTTTCTATTCAATGGCGGGCCCGGTGCCGGCAGCGTGTTCCTGATGATGGGCTCGGTCGGCCCGAAGCGTGTGCGCACCGCGAGCCCCGCAAGCACGCCGCCCGCGCCGTACACGCTCGACGACAACCCCGACAGCCTGCTCGACACCACCGACCTCGTATTTATCGACGCGGTCGGCGCGGGCCTGTCGAGACCGGTCGGCCATGGCACGGGCAAGGACTTCTGGGGCGTCGATCAGGACGTCAGCGCTTTTGCGCAATTCATCGACCGTTATCTGACGGTGAATCAGCGCTGGAATTCGCCGAAGTACCTGCTCGGCGAATCGTATGGCACCGCGCGCGCCGCGATGCTCGCTTACCGGTTGGGGCAGAACGATATCGCGCTGAACGGCGTGATCCTGCTGTCGTCGGTACTGAATTCCGCGGCATTCTCTCCGGGCCTCGATTTCAGGAGCGAAAGTTATCTGCCGAGCTTCGCGGCGATCGCGTGGTATCACGACAAGATCACGCCGAAACCCGCGAGCCTGCCGGCCTTTCTCGACGACGCGCGCGCGTTCGCGCGCGGCCCTTATGCCCAGGCGCTCGCGCAGGGCGATGCGCTGCCCGACGATCAGCGCGACGCGATCGCCGCGCGTATGGCGTACTTCACCGGTCTCGACGCGGGCTTCGTGAAGCGCAACCGCCTGCGTCTTTATCCGGGACGTTTTCGCAACGAGTTGTTGCGCAATGAGTCACGCAGCGTGGGCCGCTACGATGCGCGCTTCGAAGGCCTCAATCACGACGATGCAGCGGAGGATCCCGACTTCGATGCCTCGGTGAGCAGTGTGTCGAATGCGTTCAATGCGGCGCTCCATCAGCATCTGGCGGAAGATCTTCACTACACGCCAACGGACCGGTACCTTGTGTTCAGCGACGACGCGTTGAAGCAATGGGACTGGAAACATCGCGAATGGTGGGGCGAGCGGCTCGAGCTGCCCTACGCGGGCGGCGATCTGGCCGAAGCGATGCGGCAGAATCCGCAGTTGCGGGTGCTGTCGCTGAACGGCTACTTCGATCTCGCCACGCCGTTCTATGCGACCGAATATGCGCTTGCGCATCTCGGCCTCGATCGATCGCTGCGCGAGAACGTGCGGATCACCTACTATCCGACCGGCCACATGGTTTATCTCGACGACGCCGCGCTGCATGCGATGAAGCGTGATCTCGTGAGCTTTTATACGGCGCAGCCGCGTTGAGACCGGCGAATCGGCGCATGGTGTCAACGGTATAATTTCAGGCACCGTGGAGCAGCCGCGCGCTCCTTCAACCGGCTTCATCGTTTGCTGCCTATGCCATTTACCCCGATCCCGTCCTTCGCGCGCAAGCGCATTTCCGACGTGGTGTCCGACCAGATCAAGCAACTGATCTCGGCGGGCACGTTGATGCCCGGCGACCGTCTGCCAGCCGAGCGCGATCTCGCGGCGCAGCTCGGCGTGTCGCGCCCGTCGCTGCGCGAGGCGCTGATCCGGCTGGAGGCGGACGGTTACATCGAAACCTCCGGCCGGGGTGGCTTCACGGTGGTCGACGTCACCGCGCCGATCATCTCGAAGCCGCTTGCCGAGCTGCTGCTGCAGAATCCGCGTACCAGTGCCGACATTCTGGAGTTGCGCCAGGGACTCGAAGCGATTTCGACGGTCTATGCCGCTCAGCGCGCAACCGCGGCCGATCTGAAGAAAATCCGCACGGCGTTCGAGGCATTGAAGTCCGCATCGCTGTCGCGCGACCGTGCGAATCTCGCGGAACTCGATGCCGCGTTTCATCTCGCGATCGCTGACTCCACGCACAACGTCGCGTTGGCGCATGTGATGCACGGCATTCATACGCTGATTCGCGAGGGCATGCGCCAGTATCATCGGTTGATCGATTACGACGACACGATGGAAAAGCAGTTGATGAGCCAGCATCAGGCGA
The genomic region above belongs to Paraburkholderia sp. HP33-1 and contains:
- a CDS encoding pyridoxal phosphate-dependent aminotransferase — protein: MKYSSLVERLQGRRTSAWEIHRVAQQAAARGEDVIVLSVGDPEFATPAPIVERAIDALRAGDTHYTAMAGREPLRAAIAAQHARTTGCDVSAANVVLTAGAQNGVFAVSLCLLEAGDEVIVPEPMYLTYEACVRAAGATLVAVPVDPARAFHVDCDALEAAITPRTKAIFFATPCNPTGVVMQRTDLERIARLACEHDLWVLSDEVYAELTFEREHVSIASLPGMAGRTVTLGSLSKSHAMAGWRVGWTIGPATLIEHMTRLALAMLYGLPGFIQQAALTAFENRAEIVADIREIYRRRRDVVFERLHRVPGLRCLLPEAGMFIMVGISGTGLDTTEFTWQLFRAQGVSVLDASAFGETAQGFVRLGLVVGEDRLIEACERIAVFVEGIRGR
- a CDS encoding sulfotransferase family protein, translating into MESFPLFIIGSPRSGTTFLCSVLNAHPLIQLTNECRVFALLKDFLEVGCQRADLLGETSRDRLCAFGRRTLGGWVERFYREELKIGAPIWGDKHPSYADPTVLSGRIGSIEREPRSGSCLRLIRELLPQARFIHIHRDPRHVANSLVHKHWTGSIEDGIRVWGQYVGEINAFFEEIPAAQALTVSYRKVIEEPLATAASIGQFLGLADASPISDFLISQRRSPTPFSDPVTDIGDLYLIPDTAASDDTLLALAGTQARLLGYAAA
- a CDS encoding ferritin-like domain-containing protein, which translates into the protein MDQLVLDAFDAASLIPGFRAPQLPQELPDRPTLDAADHAMRHWTSAVNGPLPPGSDVHRREMCRMFQETFNPYRPSVLAWPPLEAATLKRIVELPIWDIAVQTEGRARLRMAAYAATRDDPDLRDALALNAWEENRHKEVLSRMVHAYGIALASEPTYVYPKDTERAYLVTGYSECIDSFFAFGLFEVARRSGLFPPELTETFEPVMQEECRHILLFANWVAWHRAQLSWWQRIRFEIKVAGVWAFLIWERIGLARAMDAEGNVHEHDNNFTVNGAQSVTDVDISVPELMQLCLQENERRFAGYDPRLLRPETMPWLVRFGLKFARKKK
- a CDS encoding S10 family peptidase, whose translation is MILRFSASLRRSLTAGLPAAALTVTLCVASVAPFGERCMAAGQVGAASAAQSTETADSAAAAASTPVAPARRTASRGDAQAESNAPDSADAAGKPRNDKASTPAIPVPPEATSVTTHSLRLNGRKLDYTASAGNLLLHDKSGAADASVFYVAYTVPTRTPATRPITFLFNGGPGAGSVFLMMGSVGPKRVRTASPASTPPAPYTLDDNPDSLLDTTDLVFIDAVGAGLSRPVGHGTGKDFWGVDQDVSAFAQFIDRYLTVNQRWNSPKYLLGESYGTARAAMLAYRLGQNDIALNGVILLSSVLNSAAFSPGLDFRSESYLPSFAAIAWYHDKITPKPASLPAFLDDARAFARGPYAQALAQGDALPDDQRDAIAARMAYFTGLDAGFVKRNRLRLYPGRFRNELLRNESRSVGRYDARFEGLNHDDAAEDPDFDASVSSVSNAFNAALHQHLAEDLHYTPTDRYLVFSDDALKQWDWKHREWWGERLELPYAGGDLAEAMRQNPQLRVLSLNGYFDLATPFYATEYALAHLGLDRSLRENVRITYYPTGHMVYLDDAALHAMKRDLVSFYTAQPR
- a CDS encoding FadR/GntR family transcriptional regulator; translation: MPFTPIPSFARKRISDVVSDQIKQLISAGTLMPGDRLPAERDLAAQLGVSRPSLREALIRLEADGYIETSGRGGFTVVDVTAPIISKPLAELLLQNPRTSADILELRQGLEAISTVYAAQRATAADLKKIRTAFEALKSASLSRDRANLAELDAAFHLAIADSTHNVALAHVMHGIHTLIREGMRQYHRLIDYDDTMEKQLMSQHQAIYDAVIARDAPKARKAAERHLAFVCEIYKDDATKPSAAVIS